The DNA region CTGTTCGATCAGCAGGCTGCCGCGGTCGCGGAGGGCCTCGAGGTCCAGGCCCAAAGCCCTCGTCCGGGCGAACAGCAGGCCGAGTTCCTCGTCGAAGACGAACAGCGCGGCACGCTCGCCCCGCGCGATGGCGGCGACGGCGAACTGGATGGCGAACAGCGACTTTCCGGTGCCTGCCGGGCCGATGATGAGGGAGCTCGACCCGCGCTCCATTCCGCCGCCGAGCAGGGTGTCGAGTTCGGCGATGCCGCTGGCCAGACGCTCTCCGGCGAATCCGGTGCGATGCTCCGCGGCGATGAGCCGGGGGAACACACGGATGCCGCCGGTGCCGATGGAGAAGTCGTGATAGCCGCCGCGGTACGCTTGGCCGCGATACTTGACCACGCGCAGCCGCCGCCGCTCCGCCCCATAGGCCGGCGTGATCATCTCCAGCCGGATTACGCCATGGGCGATGCTATGGACCGTCTTGTCCATCGTGTCGGTGGTGAGGTCGTCGAGCAGCAGCACGGTGGCGCCATGCCGGGCGAAATAATGCTTGAGCGTGAGGATCTGGCGGCGGTATCGCAGCGAATCCTGCGCCAGCAGGCGGATCTCCGACAGGCTGTCCAGAACGATCCGGACCGGCTTGATGCGCTCGATCGCCTCGAACAGGTGCCTGGTGGTCTCGCCGAGCTCCAGGTCGGAGGAGTAGAGCAGGCTCTGCTGGTGTTCCGCATCGAGCAGGCTTTCCGGCGGGACCAGCTCGAACACCGTGATCCCCTCGCCAAGCGTCCAGCCATGCGAGGCCGCGGCCTCGCGCAGTTCCTCCTCGGTTTCCGACAAGGTGACGTAGAGCCCGGTTTCGCCGGCGGCGGTGCCCTCCAGCAGGAACTGCAAGGCCAGCGTGGTCTTCCCCGTGCCGGGGCTGCCTTCGAGCAGGAACACACGGTCGCGGGACAGACCGCCCGCGAGGATGTCATCGAGCCCGGCGACGCCGGTTCGCGCCTTGCGCGGCAGGTCAGTGGGTGCGGCCATGGCGGGTCGGGAGATCCGTTCTGAGGGTATCGGGCAGCGTGTCCGCCGGAATGCGGTCCAGGATCCCGGCCCGGGTCGCCGTCAGCCGGCGGTCGGGCAGGATGCGGTCGCGCGGCACGGCACCGGGATGAGGCAGGAGATCGTTGGGCAAAGGCAATTCCGCGGACATCGGACACGACCGGAGGGGGCGTTCATCCAGATGTAGCGTGTCCCATGGCGGAGGGCAGCCTTAGCGATCAGCATCGGTCCTTTGGCGTAGGGACGCCGAAAGGCGCGGCGGCCGTCCGTTGCCGCCGCGCCGTCGACCCGCCCTGTCCCTGCTGTCCGGAATGCAGCCGCCGGCCCCCCGGCGGCCCGTGCCCTCACGCCGCGCGGATGCCGGACAGGAAGCGTTCGACCTCGATCTTCATCT from Azospirillum thiophilum includes:
- a CDS encoding ATPase domain-containing protein gives rise to the protein MAAPTDLPRKARTGVAGLDDILAGGLSRDRVFLLEGSPGTGKTTLALQFLLEGTAAGETGLYVTLSETEEELREAAASHGWTLGEGITVFELVPPESLLDAEHQQSLLYSSDLELGETTRHLFEAIERIKPVRIVLDSLSEIRLLAQDSLRYRRQILTLKHYFARHGATVLLLDDLTTDTMDKTVHSIAHGVIRLEMITPAYGAERRRLRVVKYRGQAYRGGYHDFSIGTGGIRVFPRLIAAEHRTGFAGERLASGIAELDTLLGGGMERGSSSLIIGPAGTGKSLFAIQFAVAAIARGERAALFVFDEELGLLFARTRALGLDLEALRDRGSLLIEQVDAAELAPGEFTHRVRGFIDHHHIRTVVIDSLNGYQAAMPEEKLLVLHLHELLLYLNRQGVTTFLTIAQHGLIGDMQSPVDVTYLADTVVLLRYFEALGRVRRAISVIKKRAGPHEDTIREYRVTDRGISLGPPLDEFQGVLRGVPVYSGQGGPLLRDEPA